The genomic interval GGAGATGTCCGGGACGTACTTGAGCAGGACGACGATACGCACGAGCACCGAGAGTACCCGGGACCCACGCCACGACGCGCCAGGGGGTGGCCCTGCCCGTCTCGGTAGGCGAGCATGAACGCATGGACGCCCGAGCCGGAGAGAAGCAGGCACCACGCCCCGTGGTGCGCCCGCTGACGCGCCCGACCGCGCGGCGCTCGCACGTTCCCCCCTGGGCGTCACGCCCACCGCTGGCGGGGTCGACGTCGCCGTCGTCGCCTCGCACGCGACGGCCGTGGACTTCTGCCTCATCGACGTCGTCCGCCCCGACCTGCCCGAGCACGACCCGGACCGCTACGCCGAGCGGCGCGTCCCGCTGCTCGGCCCGACGTACGGCGTGTGGCACGCGCACGTCGAGGGCGTGCGGCCCGGCCAGCGCTACGGGTTCCGCGCCGACGGCGTGTGGGACCCGCGCGCGGGCCTGCGCCACAACCCCGCCAAGCTGCTGGTGGACCCGTACGCGCGCGGGCTCGCGGGGTCGCTCGTCTACGGCCGCGAGACGCTCGGCGCGGTCAGCGCCCCGCGCTCCGACGAGAGCGGCACGCCCGACTCGCGCTGGTGGGTGGCCGAGCGGTACGGGGAGGCGGACACCTCCGACTCGCTGCCGTTCGTACCTCACGGCGTCGTCATGGACCCCGCGCCCCGGCGCCGCCCCTCACGCGCCCGCGCGTGCCGTGGGCCGAGACGGTGATCTACGAGGCGCACGTGCGCGGTTTCACCCTGCTGAACGAGGACCTGCCAGCACCCTTGCGCGGCACCTACGCCGGCATGGCGCACCCGGTGACGATCGCCTACCTCAAGGACCTCGGGATCACCACGCTCGAGCTGCTGCCGATCCAGGCCGCGGCCTCCGAGCCACGGCTGGTGGCGCACGGGCTGACCAACTACTGGGGCTACTCGACGCTCGGCTACTTCGCCCCCGAGCCCCGGTACGCGACCCGCGCGGCGCAGGACGCGGGCCCCGCAGCGGTGCTCGACGAGGTGCGCACGATGGTGCGCCAGCTGCACGAGGCGGGCATCGAGGTCATCCTCGACGTCGTCTACAACCACACGTGCGAAGGCGGCGACGACCAGCTCCACGTGTCCTGGCGCGGCCTCGACAACGCCCTGTACTACCTGCACGACGGCAACTCCCCCGCGGCGCTCGCGGACGTCACCGGCACGGGCAACACGCTCGACTTCCGCCGGGTGCGCGTCGTACAGATGGCGCTCGACTCGCTGCGCTACTGGGCGCAGGTCGTGGGCGTCGACGGCTTCCGGTTCGACCTCGCGGTGACGCTCGGGCGCGGCGGGTACGGGTTCACCCCCGACCACCCGTTCCTCGTGAGCCTGCAGACCGACCCGGTGCTCAACAACCTCAAGCTCATCGCCGAGCCCTGGGACGTCGGTCCCGGCGGCTGGCAGACGGGCAGCTTCACCGCGCCGATGGCCGAGTGGAACGACAGGTTCCGCGACGCGATCCGCGGGTTCTGGCTCTCCTCGGCGCGCGACGGCTCGCACGGGCGGCCCATGGACGGGATCCGCGAGCTGACCACGCGCCTGTCGGGATCGGCCGACCTGTTCGGCCGCTCCGACCCGCCGCTCGCGCGTGGCCCCGTCGCGTCGGTCAACTTCGTCACCGCGCACGACGGTTTCACCCTCGCCGACCTCGTCGCCTTCGACCACAAGCACAACTGGGCCAACGGCGAGGACAACCACGACGGCACGTCGAACAACCTGTCGTGGAACCACGGCGTCGAAGGGCATGCCACCGACGGCGACGACGCCACCACCGAGCCGTGGTCGGCCGTCGTCCCGCTGCGGCGGCGTTCGCAGCGCAACCTGCTCGCGATGCTGCTGCTGGCCGCGGGCACGCCGATGATCACGGCGGGCGACGAGTTCGGGCGCAGCCAGGACGGCAACAACAACGCCTACGCGCTCGACACCGAGGTGTCGTGGGTCGACTGGACGCACGACGAGGCCGCGCGCGAGCTGCTGGACACGACCAAGCTGCTGCTGGCGCTGCGCCGCGAGCACCCCGCGCTGCGTGCCGACTCGTTCTTCCTGGGCACCCCGCGGCCCGGGGAGACGTTCGCCGACCTGTTGTGGTTCACCGAGCACGGTGCGCCCATGGACCACGCCGCGTGGAACGAGCCCGAGCGGCGCGTCGTGCAGATGCTGCGTCCCGGCC from Xylanimonas allomyrinae carries:
- the glgX gene encoding glycogen debranching protein GlgX, which produces MPWAETVIYEAHVRGFTLLNEDLPAPLRGTYAGMAHPVTIAYLKDLGITTLELLPIQAAASEPRLVAHGLTNYWGYSTLGYFAPEPRYATRAAQDAGPAAVLDEVRTMVRQLHEAGIEVILDVVYNHTCEGGDDQLHVSWRGLDNALYYLHDGNSPAALADVTGTGNTLDFRRVRVVQMALDSLRYWAQVVGVDGFRFDLAVTLGRGGYGFTPDHPFLVSLQTDPVLNNLKLIAEPWDVGPGGWQTGSFTAPMAEWNDRFRDAIRGFWLSSARDGSHGRPMDGIRELTTRLSGSADLFGRSDPPLARGPVASVNFVTAHDGFTLADLVAFDHKHNWANGEDNHDGTSNNLSWNHGVEGHATDGDDATTEPWSAVVPLRRRSQRNLLAMLLLAAGTPMITAGDEFGRSQDGNNNAYALDTEVSWVDWTHDEAARELLDTTKLLLALRREHPALRADSFFLGTPRPGETFADLLWFTEHGAPMDHAAWNEPERRVVQMLRPGPSAHDADVLVVLNGRLDDLDVTLPPLLPGAGPWERAWSSTWDSPAQSWGDEPDDGTTLEALSVQVFVGRRGAAAAKE